The genome window CTTTGgtatttttaagattttttttggtGCTTACAAAATAACTTGTTGGACAAATTCAAAACATCAATTCGCCCATCTCTCAAACTTAGATAAATAGGTGGATTTAATTCTAAGGATTGGTATATAAGTGCAATGCATCTCTTTCATATGTAGAATATTTTGCAAGTATGAGAAATTGACTTCCCTTACTATATACTCCCTCCATCCACTATCACTACCGTGGCCTTATAGTCATTTTGGACCATAAgagataattttaaaaaaataaaggaaaaaatatagTAATTCTCTACTTATAAGCATACATTTTCTCCTTGTTCTATCATAAACTACCTTTATAATATTACTTTAGGATCATCACATTTATCAGGTTATATTACTATAAGACATGCTAAAATGAGGGTTTTAGAAAAGAAGAATGGTGAAGTAGAGACATGGATGAGATATTGAGACATTAGGAGTGGGCttgcaaaatataaaaaaaaatagaacaataTAGGAATAGGCTAATCTATGTTGGCTACAAATAGGTGCTGACATTCTCGTAAGTAACATAAAGAGGATGTTTTCATAAGGGGACTTTCAGTATCGTCACCATATAAGGGTGATATAGACTCGAGATTCGAGAGTTAGTGGTTGAAAAGGGAACTAATTATGTGATTTGGCATCGAGAAAGGGCTTTTGAGAGAGTGGGAAATAGATGCAGATTAAAATCTAAGGATgattgtaatgaaagatataagAGGTAGGAGTATGAAAGACAACTTGTGATATGGCATTGTTGAATAGAGGAGTTTAAAAGgatgaaaaatgtgtttaagTTAGAGTACATGATTAGATGAAAGTCAATGAAATATCAATTGGATTAGATGtactttttaaatattaatgggcaaaaaaaaattttttttttttggtttagtcTAAGCAAATTCTATCATATTGATATTCCAAGGTAGTGTAAAGCCATGATTCAAAGTTGTTGGTGTTGCTTGGAATTGAGTGAAAGTTCAAAGAATACAAGGCAATTAATGACTCTTTACTCCATATGTGGTTGCTTTACATTGTACCATCCTTTTCTTATTTAGTCGGAATTTAAAGACTTATCGTGATTATgcattcttgtttcttttcacTTGAATATCTATAGGTGGAAGCATTTTcaaggaagagaaaagagaTGGAGGGTTCATCACTAGAGTGTACAATTGTTGAAAGGCCAAAGCGCAGAAGAAAGGGAGTCCCTCAAAGAGCTCATTTTTATTAGGTCTGGACTGCATGTACCATCTACTGATCCATGCTTTAGACATAATATCTAccaatccaattcaacattaCTGTTGCCTTGTGAGCTTCAATTTTCACCAACATAAGTGGGAAAGTTTGAGACTAATTCGATCCAACTTTGGATTTTGGTTCAACTTTTATTCTATTGAACTTGGTTAATTGTATGGGATAATTTGGTcacaatttgaattttttgatgGTTGATGCTGTTAATTGACAATTTGAGATTGTCTTGTGGTAAACTTATTAGGACTTAAAGTAGAAATTGGTTCATTAAGTTTTCATGGGTTCTTTTTATGGATTAAGTTCAAATGATAGTAGACTTGGTTGTCTTGGAATCAGCCTTCCTCTTTGATTAGCCCCATTCATAGGCAGCATTATACAATTCATGACTTGGAAGCTTATATTTAACcttaaaattcaaaaaacaGGTGACAATAGCGTTTCTTATCTGAAACCATAcaagttcttttattttttgtttggatgCAGGTAATAACTATATATTGTCTGTGGAGCCAGTAGCTCAACCAGGCGAAGTTTTTCCTCTTATTTATGTTTATCAAATAAATGTTTTCAAAAGTTGCAATAGGGTAGTAATATTGGAAAATTATCCCATTGAAGAATGGGTTTTAatattattgtttaatattttttgTTACAATAAGAATAAATTTATCATAATACACACTaaacaatttttagaattttttgccaaaataactATCTTGCTAAAAAATATTCGCATGGTAatacactttcaaattttatttcgATAATGATGTTATTATTGCCACCTAATTATCCTGACTGCTACGCAGAATAATAGGAAAGGAAatgtttcaaattttattctCACGTTAATCTATTTATTTCCACATAGATTCCcaaattaaaaggaaaatgacCATCTGTAAAAATTTTATTCGATATATCCAATCTACTAAAAATTGTACTCTTGTTTTGTACTGCCATTGTATCTCTTAGAATTTTGCTTAACTACTATattgcaattcttttcttttttttcttgcaaTTTGTAATTATATCTATGATAAAGTTCTAAATCTATTCATTTAAGTATTTTATATTAGAACACATGCACATAAATTCTGGAcaaaaaaatgatcaaaatttaatttgacATAAAAGAATTCGATGTCAAAAGCAAAAGGAAGTGAAGAAAAATCTCTTTCATTCGAAAACCATGATTACTAGCATATGAATTTAGCCTTGACAATATCAAGAATAACATAATATAAGAGTCAAGGATTGTTAACCACTGATCTTTGGAAAACAAGCATTGTGTTTTGAGAAAAAGTGAACTGTCTTTCTTGTTCAttcattaaaaataaaaagaatgatTAATGTAATGAGGAGGGAtcataatgaaaaaaaatggaaaatataACATTTCGTGGGATTAGTTTTCCATTCTGGGCGTGTACATTGCAATATATACACTAGAAATGGAATAAAGTTTTTAGTTGTATTAGTTTGGGAATATTTTATGAATAGAAGATTATTTTGGTTAAAAACTTCAATTTTTAAGGGTTTCTCTAACAAATGTGCAATATAGACTTTAGGTGTTCATATTTTGGAAACGAAATGTGGGGAAAGTGTATAAATGTAAGGaaagataataattattaatttgtgCATTCATATGATAAATTATGTATGATTTTAGTGTATTAAAAAGTGGTAAGTTAGGTGTAATTTAGGTGTAGTTACAAATGCCCGTTAGGCACCCGTTGGGGAAATCCAATTTTTAGAATAAAGTTTACGAAAACTTAAAACACAAGAAGATGTAATACTGGACTGTCCACAGACATAGTTATAAAACTCGACCCGATTCGGCGGTCAAACCAGTTAATTAGGTGAACCGGCCATAAGACTGGGATGAGTTGTTAATTAAATCAGCTAAACAACAAATCCATTGACCTGTTAACAATCTACTGATTCAATcggtaaataaaaaaaatcgtCAATTGAATCGCAGGTTGAACCACTAACTTAAAATTTTTACtacttttataatttaaaatatattattatattatgtaAGATAACTATTGTGCAACCTACGGTTGAACTACTCAACTTGCAATTAAACCAATGACCCGATGATCCGGTATTAATAATTATATTCATAGGTTTTCAGTAAATTGTTTGCTTGATTTTCTAGGtctttactcaataaaattaacTTACATAATCACAACATTATCTAAGAGATGCAATAAAAAATGGAAACAAGAACCTGTATTCAAAAAAGTTTTGcaattctctctctttttcttatcctgtatttcttttcattttatgcACCTTGTTACACAGGATGTAACAGATGCTAATACAAAAAGTTTTTGCAACCCGTGAGAATGACACGATGAATGCGAGCGACTGTATATTCGTGAACTTCTTTCGTTCACTTCTCTTCTGCAGGACATCTCAACCAGACTAGAGTAAAAAAACATACCAGTACACAACGTCATTTCATTATTTTCCATTGCAATGGCAGATGTAAAAGGTACAAAAGAAATTCGCAAACATTACAATTTCTGCAGCCTGCAAGCAAGTAGCCAAAAAATAAGATAGATACATTAGTAACAAATTTGGAGCAATTGCTCGAGTTTGCAACCCTAGCATAAATATTCTTCGAGATTTAACTCTTCTGATGAACAGCAACATGGTGAATGTCCATATCCTTCAACATGACTGAACGGCCACACGAGTCACAGGGAGCTGTCCTAGACCCACACAGACTTTCATGCTCTGAAAGTCCTCGTAATCTATCTCGTATATCTGCAGCAGATGTCCCAGCTTGAACCATGTCTCCACAAAACCGGCATATAACTAACCGCAGTGCACACTCAGAGGACTGGTGTTGCACCTGAAGCATAAAACAGTGAAATGTTAGCAGGATCAGCGAAGCAACAAAATAATACACAAAAGTATCGTGTAGCTGACATTCAGAGTGGAAAGGCAACAAACAATAGTTCAAAGTGCGTGTTGCTTACCATCTGTTCTTTCTCAAGGACAATTCCACAAGGGCATTGGAGTGGCTCATGAAAAACTTTCATGTGCTTTTCAATCTCTCCTTGTTGAAAAGCATTCCCACATTTCTTGCAGTGGACATGGTTTTCGGCCTCCTCAATCCTGAGAACAACACCACAACCAGCATGCTGACAGACAATGTTGTGTCTGCGACAATAAGCCTCATGTAGGGCTATCGTCCTCGAAGGAATGTAATGCTTGCAGTTACTGCACTCCACGGTATCTGCATCAATCGTTGACGAGGAAGACACAGCTTGCTGACCCACCTTAGGCTTCAAGTTGTCTTGAATATTTACAGATGCCTGATACTTTGTTTTCCCCTTGAAGCCATATATACCAATACTATAAGTTCCTGGGCCCAAGCTCAGGTCCTTGGAGCTAAGTATCAATACTTTTGAACCAACGTCATGAGAAGACCATCCATGCTGGTGTTGTGTGGGAAATAAGAGTGGATGCTTGGACACGTAAATATCACAGTCTCCATCTTGTGTCTGTGGTTCTATCCTTATTTCAATTTTGGCATCCCCAGGGGAAATTCTATTCCAAGTCCCATCATCTATCACAAATTTATAATACATGTAATTCCCTTCCTCAACAGCTCCAGATTCTGATTTCCCAAATGTGAGAGGTCTCAATACTTGATGATTGGCTTTCTCCGGATTTGAATCGGAGCCAATAATATCAACTTCAATATCAGTTTCTAGAACAGACACACTTGAAGAGGGCTTCAACTCAAGAACATGTAAATTGTATGTTAGGGCACCATGATTAACCCTCAGCATGTCACCTTCTGACAGAGTTGCATGCTGGCGAAGGCTTGTTTCAAGGACAGCCTTGTGATTTGGAATGTCAGAAAAGCCATATTCATCGGGCTGAAGTTTTGCAAATGTCCCTTTTGGCAACCATACATAACGGACCTCAACCATTGGTAACATAGAAGTCTCCGCTGGGAACAGGTTACTCCATACATGAGGCGGTACTCCTACAGAACCTTCATCAGCAGTAAACTCCAGAACACCAGCATGTGTTGTCCTACGATTTTGACTTCCAGAATTCATAGTTTCTGAAAGGTCATCTTTTACAATCACAGACAAGGAAAAGTGCAATGGCCCCTTATCAAAAGCACCCTGCTCCGACAACTCTGAGAAGCAGGATGGTGGCAACTTTATTTTATCTCCATTTCCCTGGTAAGGCATAGCTTCCAGCATACGAGAAAAAATAACTCCTCGTCCCACAAGCCTATCCTCTTCCATTTGCTGATTAGCCTGCAAAAAAGTAATTGAATCCATGTTAGATTCCAAAACTGAATCATGAGGCAGTAATTACATAGAGTGCTTCCATCATTTTTTTTGTAGCAGATAAAAAAATAAGTAAGTTGAGGAGTTGACTAAGAAACTGTTCATTTTTGTCGCATGCACCGCAATTTAAACTTTAATTAATTCTTCCtattaaattttgaattacgAAAAACTAGCCTAATATTGAATTACCAAAAATTTTGCACTATATTCTCAAAGACAGTTGAGTCAATATTACAGAGTATTCAACTAGGGGTATGATCAGCTAAAGTTCCCGTATGCTAAGTAAGTGCAAAGATGACGTGACATGAGACTAACAGTGCAAACCACATTGCAGTTCTCATGAGAATTAAGTGACAAAACAATCAGTGAACTTCACAAATGCTCCGACAACCAAATTTAGACAGTTGCAGGTGAAGAAACTCATGATGCAGTACACATGGGTCGCCATTCAATTGTGCAGAAACATCATTTTTTTAAGCCAATACCAAAGCCCATTGATCCCCTCACAATCAACAATTCCGTTTAGTCTACAGGAGATATCCATTGTGATCAAAATTCAAAAGTACCTCAACAGTGATTCGTTTGCTGTCATTCTATAGCTGCTCTATCATACACTTCATTCATTTGCCATTTAGAAGTGAACGATACATTTCTTTGTTTACTAAATGCTCCAAATTTCACATCGTAGTACATTGATTCTTCATTCCTTCATACTGCTACTTAACTTTCCAGATTTCTTCAACAAATCTTAAAGCACACAATTGTAATCCTCATCACAACAGGGTTCAATGATCAGTCACAAACCAGTAGATCATTGGAACCTCCAAATCATTAACATTTACACGAACAACTTAACCCACCTTTAACTACATGATTAATAACAATTCCAATCACCACTCAACATATATTTTctctaatttctttttttccatttttctcttccaCTAAAACCATTAATATACTCCATTCAACTGGAGAGAAAGTTTCCTTAAACTTTTAATGATTTATCGACTCATTAATGTTCTTTCATTATCCAATCCTGCTATCTCTCTCCATTTTCCACATATTAAACTTCACTAAGAAGTCCAAAAGTTAGTAATAATTCTTTTAAGGAATGCAATGATATCCAATCCCAAGTAACAAATTCTCATTAAGCCCTATAAATCCCACTTAAAAAACGTACTAAAAAAATTCCCTAAATCCTTAATTTGTGCTATTAGAACAGCAAAAGATCAAAAGCAATTCAAGCAGTTTAGCTTTAGacttaaattaaaataaatataaaaaacgaaaataaaaacaaactaACTGACGAACCTTGGCTTCGGCTTCTGCAGCATCGAGCCGGCGGGCGCGCTGGGCGGCTTCAAGCGCTTCACGTTGACGAAGGGCTTCTTGCTtggctttcttttctctctcgaTTTTCAATTTcgctctttctttcctttccttttgctc of Coffea arabica cultivar ET-39 chromosome 5c, Coffea Arabica ET-39 HiFi, whole genome shotgun sequence contains these proteins:
- the LOC113688862 gene encoding uncharacterized protein, with protein sequence MDFELRRAREKLEREQKERKERAKLKIEREKKAKQEALRQREALEAAQRARRLDAAEAEAKANQQMEEDRLVGRGVIFSRMLEAMPYQGNGDKIKLPPSCFSELSEQGAFDKGPLHFSLSVIVKDDLSETMNSGSQNRRTTHAGVLEFTADEGSVGVPPHVWSNLFPAETSMLPMVEVRYVWLPKGTFAKLQPDEYGFSDIPNHKAVLETSLRQHATLSEGDMLRVNHGALTYNLHVLELKPSSSVSVLETDIEVDIIGSDSNPEKANHQVLRPLTFGKSESGAVEEGNYMYYKFVIDDGTWNRISPGDAKIEIRIEPQTQDGDCDIYVSKHPLLFPTQHQHGWSSHDVGSKVLILSSKDLSLGPGTYSIGIYGFKGKTKYQASVNIQDNLKPKVGQQAVSSSSTIDADTVECSNCKHYIPSRTIALHEAYCRRHNIVCQHAGCGVVLRIEEAENHVHCKKCGNAFQQGEIEKHMKVFHEPLQCPCGIVLEKEQMVQHQSSECALRLVICRFCGDMVQAGTSAADIRDRLRGLSEHESLCGSRTAPCDSCGRSVMLKDMDIHHVAVHQKS